A genomic stretch from Dama dama isolate Ldn47 chromosome 10, ASM3311817v1, whole genome shotgun sequence includes:
- the NTHL1 gene encoding endonuclease III-like protein 1 isoform X3, with product MVVTRARNRGTGASLQGGGEKAAPLRSGEAAAGRKSYGPVKRQRKTRRLSVAYEASESEKGEVPERLQAPSWEPQDWRRQLDNIRTMRSGKDAPVDQLGAEHCFDPSASPKQVRRYQVLLSLMLSSQTKDQVTAGAMQRLRARGLTVDSILQTDDSTLGALIYPVGFWRSKVKYIKQTSEILQQRYGGDIPASVAELVALPGVGPKMAHLAMAVAWGTVSGIAVDTHVHRIANRLRWTKKATRSPEDTRRALEEWLPRELWHEINGLLVGFGQQTCLPVHPRCQACLNRALCPAAEGL from the exons ATGGTGGTGACCCGCGCCCGGAACCGGGGGACCGGGGCCAGCCtgcaggggggtggggagaaggccgCGCCGCTCCGGAGCGGAGAGGCGGCTGCAG GGAGGAAAAGCTATGGCCCCGTGAAGCGTCAGCGGAAGACACGAAGACTGAGTGTGGCCTACGAGGCCTCAGAAAGTGAGAAAGGCGAGGTGCCTGAGCGTCTCCAGGCACCATCCTGGGAGCCTCAGGACTGGCGGCGGCAGCTGGACAACATCCGGACCATGAGGAGTGGGAAGGACGCGCCCGTGGACCAGCTGGGGGCTGAGCACTGCTTTGACCCCAGCGCATCCCCAAAG CAGGTGCGGAGGTACCAGGTGCTGCTGTCCCTGATGCTCTCCAGCCAGACCAAGGACCAGGTGACAGCGGGCGCCATGCAGCGGCTACGGGCCCGGGGCCTGACGGTGGACAGCATCCTGCAGACGGATGACAGCACGCTGGGCGCGCTTATCTATCCCGTGGGCTTCTGGAGG AGCAAGGTAAAGTACATCAAGCAGACCAGTGAGATCCTGCAGCAGCGTTACGGTGGGGACATCCCAGCCTCCGTGGCAGAGCTGGTGGCGCTGCCCGGCGTCGGGCCCAAGATGGCGCACTTGGCCATGGCGGTGGCCTGGGGCACCGTGTCAGGCATTG CAGTGGACACACATGTGCACAGAATTGCCAACCGACTCAGGTGGACCAAGAAGGCAACCAGGTCCCCAGAGGACACCCGCAGGGCCCTGGAGGAGTGGCTGCCCAG GGAACTGTGGCACGAAATCAACGGCCTGCTGGTGGGCTTCGGCCAGCAGACTTGCCTGCCCGTCCACCCACGCTGCCAGGCCTGCCTCAACCGGGCCCTGTGCCCAGCTGCAGAGGGACTCTGA
- the NTHL1 gene encoding endonuclease III-like protein 1 isoform X2, with product MVVTRARNRGTGASLQGGGEKAAPLRSGEAAAEGRKSYGPVKRQRKTRRLSVAYEASESEKGEVPERLQAPSWEPQDWRRQLDNIRTMRSGKDAPVDQLGAEHCFDPSASPKQVRRYQVLLSLMLSSQTKDQVTAGAMQRLRARGLTVDSILQTDDSTLGALIYPVGFWRSKVKYIKQTSEILQQRYGGDIPASVAELVALPGVGPKMAHLAMAVAWGTVSGIAVDTHVHRIANRLRWTKKATRSPEDTRRALEEWLPRELWHEINGLLVGFGQQTCLPVHPRCQACLNRALCPAAEGL from the exons ATGGTGGTGACCCGCGCCCGGAACCGGGGGACCGGGGCCAGCCtgcaggggggtggggagaaggccgCGCCGCTCCGGAGCGGAGAGGCGGCTGCAG AAGGGAGGAAAAGCTATGGCCCCGTGAAGCGTCAGCGGAAGACACGAAGACTGAGTGTGGCCTACGAGGCCTCAGAAAGTGAGAAAGGCGAGGTGCCTGAGCGTCTCCAGGCACCATCCTGGGAGCCTCAGGACTGGCGGCGGCAGCTGGACAACATCCGGACCATGAGGAGTGGGAAGGACGCGCCCGTGGACCAGCTGGGGGCTGAGCACTGCTTTGACCCCAGCGCATCCCCAAAG CAGGTGCGGAGGTACCAGGTGCTGCTGTCCCTGATGCTCTCCAGCCAGACCAAGGACCAGGTGACAGCGGGCGCCATGCAGCGGCTACGGGCCCGGGGCCTGACGGTGGACAGCATCCTGCAGACGGATGACAGCACGCTGGGCGCGCTTATCTATCCCGTGGGCTTCTGGAGG AGCAAGGTAAAGTACATCAAGCAGACCAGTGAGATCCTGCAGCAGCGTTACGGTGGGGACATCCCAGCCTCCGTGGCAGAGCTGGTGGCGCTGCCCGGCGTCGGGCCCAAGATGGCGCACTTGGCCATGGCGGTGGCCTGGGGCACCGTGTCAGGCATTG CAGTGGACACACATGTGCACAGAATTGCCAACCGACTCAGGTGGACCAAGAAGGCAACCAGGTCCCCAGAGGACACCCGCAGGGCCCTGGAGGAGTGGCTGCCCAG GGAACTGTGGCACGAAATCAACGGCCTGCTGGTGGGCTTCGGCCAGCAGACTTGCCTGCCCGTCCACCCACGCTGCCAGGCCTGCCTCAACCGGGCCCTGTGCCCAGCTGCAGAGGGACTCTGA
- the NTHL1 gene encoding endonuclease III-like protein 1 isoform X1 yields MNAAGVRMVVTRARNRGTGASLQGGGEKAAPLRSGEAAAEGRKSYGPVKRQRKTRRLSVAYEASESEKGEVPERLQAPSWEPQDWRRQLDNIRTMRSGKDAPVDQLGAEHCFDPSASPKVRRYQVLLSLMLSSQTKDQVTAGAMQRLRARGLTVDSILQTDDSTLGALIYPVGFWRSKVKYIKQTSEILQQRYGGDIPASVAELVALPGVGPKMAHLAMAVAWGTVSGIAVDTHVHRIANRLRWTKKATRSPEDTRRALEEWLPRELWHEINGLLVGFGQQTCLPVHPRCQACLNRALCPAAEGL; encoded by the exons ATGAACGCGGCGGGAGTGAGGATGGTGGTGACCCGCGCCCGGAACCGGGGGACCGGGGCCAGCCtgcaggggggtggggagaaggccgCGCCGCTCCGGAGCGGAGAGGCGGCTGCAG AAGGGAGGAAAAGCTATGGCCCCGTGAAGCGTCAGCGGAAGACACGAAGACTGAGTGTGGCCTACGAGGCCTCAGAAAGTGAGAAAGGCGAGGTGCCTGAGCGTCTCCAGGCACCATCCTGGGAGCCTCAGGACTGGCGGCGGCAGCTGGACAACATCCGGACCATGAGGAGTGGGAAGGACGCGCCCGTGGACCAGCTGGGGGCTGAGCACTGCTTTGACCCCAGCGCATCCCCAAAG GTGCGGAGGTACCAGGTGCTGCTGTCCCTGATGCTCTCCAGCCAGACCAAGGACCAGGTGACAGCGGGCGCCATGCAGCGGCTACGGGCCCGGGGCCTGACGGTGGACAGCATCCTGCAGACGGATGACAGCACGCTGGGCGCGCTTATCTATCCCGTGGGCTTCTGGAGG AGCAAGGTAAAGTACATCAAGCAGACCAGTGAGATCCTGCAGCAGCGTTACGGTGGGGACATCCCAGCCTCCGTGGCAGAGCTGGTGGCGCTGCCCGGCGTCGGGCCCAAGATGGCGCACTTGGCCATGGCGGTGGCCTGGGGCACCGTGTCAGGCATTG CAGTGGACACACATGTGCACAGAATTGCCAACCGACTCAGGTGGACCAAGAAGGCAACCAGGTCCCCAGAGGACACCCGCAGGGCCCTGGAGGAGTGGCTGCCCAG GGAACTGTGGCACGAAATCAACGGCCTGCTGGTGGGCTTCGGCCAGCAGACTTGCCTGCCCGTCCACCCACGCTGCCAGGCCTGCCTCAACCGGGCCCTGTGCCCAGCTGCAGAGGGACTCTGA
- the NHERF2 gene encoding Na(+)/H(+) exchange regulatory cofactor NHE-RF2 isoform X3, translating into MYICACVHDWVVQRIKAMEGQTCLLVVDKETDEELRRRQLTCTEEMARRGLPPAHDPWEPKPDWAQAGSLSSEATQEDANGPLRELRPRLCHLRKGPQGYGFNLHSDKSRPGQYIRSVDPGSPAAHSGLRAQDRLIEVNGQNVEGLRHAEVVASIKAREDEAQLLVVDPETDEHFKRLRVTPTEEHVEGPLPSPVTNGTSSVQLNGGSVCSSRSDLPGLDKDTEDGSTWKRDPFQESGLHLSPTAAEAKEKARATRVNKRAPQMDWNRKREIFSNF; encoded by the exons ATgtatatatgtgcgtgtgtaCACGACTGG GTGGTGCAGAGGATCAAGGCCATGGAGGGGCAGACGTGCCTGCTCGTGGTGGACAAGGAGACGGACGAGGAGCTCCGCCGGCGGCAGCTGACCTGCACCGAGGAGATGGCCCGGCGAGGGCTGCCGCCGGCCCACGACCCCTGGGAGCCGAAGCCAGACTGGGCGCAAGCGGGCAGCCTCAGCTCTGAGGCCACCCAGGAG GATGCCAACGGGCCCCTGAGGGAGCTGCGCCCAAGGCTCTGCCACCTGCGGAAGGGCCCCCAAGGCTACGGGTTCAACCTGCACAGTGACAAGTCCCGGCCCGGACAGTACATCCGCTCGGTGGACCCCGGCTCCCCCGCCGCCCACTCTGGCCTGCGTGCCCAGGACCGGCTCATAGAG GTGAACGGGCAGAATGTGGAGGGGCTGCGCCATGCAGAGGTGGTCGCCAGCATCAAGGCACGGGAGGACGAGGCCCAGCTGCTGGTGGTGGACCCCGAGACGGATGAACACTTCAAGCGGCTGAGGGTCACACCCACCGAGGAGCATGTGGAAG GCCCACTGCCATCGCCAGTCACCAACGGGACCAGCTCAGTCCAG CTCAATGGTGGCTCCGTGTGCTCATCCCGAAGCGACCTGCCCGGCTTAGACAAGGACACTGAG GACGGCAGCACATGGAAGCGAGACCCTTTTCAGGAGAGCGGCCTTCACCTGAGCCCCACGGCAGCCGAGGCCAAGGAGAAGGCGAGGGCCACTAGGGTCAACAAGCGAGCACCACAGATGGACTGGAACCGGAAGCGCGAGATCTTCAGCAACTTCTGA
- the NHERF2 gene encoding Na(+)/H(+) exchange regulatory cofactor NHE-RF2 isoform X2 — translation MASPEPLRPRLCRLVRGEHGYGFHLHGEKGRRGQFIRRVEPGSPAEAAGLRAGDRLVEVNGVNVEGETHHQVVQRIKAMEGQTCLLVVDKETDEELRRRQLTCTEEMARRGLPPAHDPWEPKPDWAQAGSLSSEATQEDANGPLRELRPRLCHLRKGPQGYGFNLHSDKSRPGQYIRSVDPGSPAAHSGLRAQDRLIEVNGQNVEGLRHAEVVASIKAREDEAQLLVVDPETDEHFKRLRVTPTEEHVEGPLPSPVTNGTSSVQDGSTWKRDPFQESGLHLSPTAAEAKEKARATRVNKRAPQMDWNRKREIFSNF, via the exons ATGGCCTCACCGGAGCCGCTGCGGCCGCGCCTGTGCCGCCTGGTGCGCGGCGAGCACGGCTACGGCTTCCACCTGCACGGGGAGAAGGGCCGCCGCGGGCAGTTCATCCGGCGCGTCGAGCCCGGCTCCCCGGCCGAGGCGGCCGGGCTGCGCGCCGGAGACCGGCTGGTCGAGGTCAACGGCGTCAACGTGGAGGGCGAGACGCACCACCAG GTGGTGCAGAGGATCAAGGCCATGGAGGGGCAGACGTGCCTGCTCGTGGTGGACAAGGAGACGGACGAGGAGCTCCGCCGGCGGCAGCTGACCTGCACCGAGGAGATGGCCCGGCGAGGGCTGCCGCCGGCCCACGACCCCTGGGAGCCGAAGCCAGACTGGGCGCAAGCGGGCAGCCTCAGCTCTGAGGCCACCCAGGAG GATGCCAACGGGCCCCTGAGGGAGCTGCGCCCAAGGCTCTGCCACCTGCGGAAGGGCCCCCAAGGCTACGGGTTCAACCTGCACAGTGACAAGTCCCGGCCCGGACAGTACATCCGCTCGGTGGACCCCGGCTCCCCCGCCGCCCACTCTGGCCTGCGTGCCCAGGACCGGCTCATAGAG GTGAACGGGCAGAATGTGGAGGGGCTGCGCCATGCAGAGGTGGTCGCCAGCATCAAGGCACGGGAGGACGAGGCCCAGCTGCTGGTGGTGGACCCCGAGACGGATGAACACTTCAAGCGGCTGAGGGTCACACCCACCGAGGAGCATGTGGAAG GCCCACTGCCATCGCCAGTCACCAACGGGACCAGCTCAGTCCAG GACGGCAGCACATGGAAGCGAGACCCTTTTCAGGAGAGCGGCCTTCACCTGAGCCCCACGGCAGCCGAGGCCAAGGAGAAGGCGAGGGCCACTAGGGTCAACAAGCGAGCACCACAGATGGACTGGAACCGGAAGCGCGAGATCTTCAGCAACTTCTGA
- the NHERF2 gene encoding Na(+)/H(+) exchange regulatory cofactor NHE-RF2 isoform X4 has translation MARSGNAAPSAPAPGTPPQSPSQGLVQDANGPLRELRPRLCHLRKGPQGYGFNLHSDKSRPGQYIRSVDPGSPAAHSGLRAQDRLIEVNGQNVEGLRHAEVVASIKAREDEAQLLVVDPETDEHFKRLRVTPTEEHVEGPLPSPVTNGTSSVQLNGGSVCSSRSDLPGLDKDTEDGSTWKRDPFQESGLHLSPTAAEAKEKARATRVNKRAPQMDWNRKREIFSNF, from the exons ATGGCCCGCTCTGGGAACGCCGCTCCATCTGCCCCGGCCCCGGGAACCCCTCCACAGAGCCCGTCTCAGGGTCTTGTGCAG GATGCCAACGGGCCCCTGAGGGAGCTGCGCCCAAGGCTCTGCCACCTGCGGAAGGGCCCCCAAGGCTACGGGTTCAACCTGCACAGTGACAAGTCCCGGCCCGGACAGTACATCCGCTCGGTGGACCCCGGCTCCCCCGCCGCCCACTCTGGCCTGCGTGCCCAGGACCGGCTCATAGAG GTGAACGGGCAGAATGTGGAGGGGCTGCGCCATGCAGAGGTGGTCGCCAGCATCAAGGCACGGGAGGACGAGGCCCAGCTGCTGGTGGTGGACCCCGAGACGGATGAACACTTCAAGCGGCTGAGGGTCACACCCACCGAGGAGCATGTGGAAG GCCCACTGCCATCGCCAGTCACCAACGGGACCAGCTCAGTCCAG CTCAATGGTGGCTCCGTGTGCTCATCCCGAAGCGACCTGCCCGGCTTAGACAAGGACACTGAG GACGGCAGCACATGGAAGCGAGACCCTTTTCAGGAGAGCGGCCTTCACCTGAGCCCCACGGCAGCCGAGGCCAAGGAGAAGGCGAGGGCCACTAGGGTCAACAAGCGAGCACCACAGATGGACTGGAACCGGAAGCGCGAGATCTTCAGCAACTTCTGA
- the NHERF2 gene encoding Na(+)/H(+) exchange regulatory cofactor NHE-RF2 isoform X1 translates to MASPEPLRPRLCRLVRGEHGYGFHLHGEKGRRGQFIRRVEPGSPAEAAGLRAGDRLVEVNGVNVEGETHHQVVQRIKAMEGQTCLLVVDKETDEELRRRQLTCTEEMARRGLPPAHDPWEPKPDWAQAGSLSSEATQEDANGPLRELRPRLCHLRKGPQGYGFNLHSDKSRPGQYIRSVDPGSPAAHSGLRAQDRLIEVNGQNVEGLRHAEVVASIKAREDEAQLLVVDPETDEHFKRLRVTPTEEHVEGPLPSPVTNGTSSVQLNGGSVCSSRSDLPGLDKDTEDGSTWKRDPFQESGLHLSPTAAEAKEKARATRVNKRAPQMDWNRKREIFSNF, encoded by the exons ATGGCCTCACCGGAGCCGCTGCGGCCGCGCCTGTGCCGCCTGGTGCGCGGCGAGCACGGCTACGGCTTCCACCTGCACGGGGAGAAGGGCCGCCGCGGGCAGTTCATCCGGCGCGTCGAGCCCGGCTCCCCGGCCGAGGCGGCCGGGCTGCGCGCCGGAGACCGGCTGGTCGAGGTCAACGGCGTCAACGTGGAGGGCGAGACGCACCACCAG GTGGTGCAGAGGATCAAGGCCATGGAGGGGCAGACGTGCCTGCTCGTGGTGGACAAGGAGACGGACGAGGAGCTCCGCCGGCGGCAGCTGACCTGCACCGAGGAGATGGCCCGGCGAGGGCTGCCGCCGGCCCACGACCCCTGGGAGCCGAAGCCAGACTGGGCGCAAGCGGGCAGCCTCAGCTCTGAGGCCACCCAGGAG GATGCCAACGGGCCCCTGAGGGAGCTGCGCCCAAGGCTCTGCCACCTGCGGAAGGGCCCCCAAGGCTACGGGTTCAACCTGCACAGTGACAAGTCCCGGCCCGGACAGTACATCCGCTCGGTGGACCCCGGCTCCCCCGCCGCCCACTCTGGCCTGCGTGCCCAGGACCGGCTCATAGAG GTGAACGGGCAGAATGTGGAGGGGCTGCGCCATGCAGAGGTGGTCGCCAGCATCAAGGCACGGGAGGACGAGGCCCAGCTGCTGGTGGTGGACCCCGAGACGGATGAACACTTCAAGCGGCTGAGGGTCACACCCACCGAGGAGCATGTGGAAG GCCCACTGCCATCGCCAGTCACCAACGGGACCAGCTCAGTCCAG CTCAATGGTGGCTCCGTGTGCTCATCCCGAAGCGACCTGCCCGGCTTAGACAAGGACACTGAG GACGGCAGCACATGGAAGCGAGACCCTTTTCAGGAGAGCGGCCTTCACCTGAGCCCCACGGCAGCCGAGGCCAAGGAGAAGGCGAGGGCCACTAGGGTCAACAAGCGAGCACCACAGATGGACTGGAACCGGAAGCGCGAGATCTTCAGCAACTTCTGA